Part of the Ignavibacteriales bacterium genome is shown below.
TATTGACATTATTAATCAAAATAGCAGCTGGATAGCAGGTTTAAATGGAGTTATCCTTAAAACAACGGATGGTGGGACTGGGTGGTCAAAACAATCTCTTGGAACAACAAATAATCTTTATTCAATTTCATTAATAAATCCTACGCTGGGATGGGCAACTGGTCAAAATGGTACGATATTAAAAACCACAAATGGAGGAAATAGCTGGAATAATAGACAAAGTGGAGTTTTGGAAGATCTAAAATCTATCTATTTTATCGATAGCTTATATGGTTGGACTGTAGGAAAAAATGGTTTAATCCTTAATACTACTGATGGGGGATAAATTGGGAAACACATTCAAGTGGAACAACTAGCTACTTAAATTCTGTATTTTTATAAATAAAAACGAAGGCTGGACTACAGGGGTTATCCATATTCAGGTACTATATTGCACTCAACTGATGGCGGTATAAGCTGGAATCATCAATTATTTGGAGAATTATCACATTTAGAATCAATATATTTTGTTAATAGTGAGGTCGGCTGGGCAGTTGGTTATGCGGGTACAATTCTCAAGACAACAAATGGTGGAATTAATTGGTTTCACAATTTAGTAACTCAATTGAGTGGCTTTTCTCGGTACACTTTATAGATGAAAATGTTGGTTGGGCGGTTGGAAATGCTGGTACTATTTTAAAACAACTAATGGAGGAAATAATTGGGTAACTAAAGTGAGTGGAACACAAGTAGTTCTTTATTCGGTCAACTTTAGTAATAACAATATTGGTTGGGTTGCAGGAAATGGAGGTCTAGTATTGAAGTCCACAGACGGAGGTGAAACTTGGGACATACAATTAAAAGAACAAATAAATCTCTTCATTCAATTAATTGCATTGATGAGAATAATGTCTGGCTTGTTGGTGATGGAGGTTCTATTCTCCATACAACAAACGGTGGTGTTACTTTTATTGAAGATGAAAAAAACTCAACTCAACCACAAGAATTTTTACTACAACAAAACTATCCAAACCCATTTAATCCAAGCACAAAAATCAGTTGGCAATCTCCAGTCAGCAGTTGGCAAACTGTAAAGATTTATGACATTTTAGGAAATGAGGTTGCTACTTTGGTTAACGAATATAGACAAGCTGGAAATTATGAGGTAGATTTCGAGTCCACTGTCGGCAACCATCAGTTAGCAAATGGAGTTTACTTTTACAGACTTCAAGCTGGAGAATTTGTTGAAACAAAGAAAATGGTACTGCTTAAATAATTTACCTAAGAACTTTCGGGATACTGTTTTTTAAGCTCAGACATACCTTTGGGATTACCAATGATTGTTAGCCTGTCCCCTTCTATTAAAACAGTATTTCCTTTCGGAATGATGGTTTCTCCGCTTCTTCTTACCATTGCAACAAGGCAATCTTCGGGGAATTTTATTTCTTTTAACTGTTTATTCAAAAGCAACGATGTATGTGTAGTTCCATCCCACAACTAGGAAAAGCATCTGTCTTCATGCAACATCACTTCTTTTATTTCCTGATCATCCTTTGCTGTTTTCCATTCTTCTACAAAAACTTTCTTCATCCACCTTCCGGCTATCTGCGCTAATATTCTAAGATGCTGTGTGGGATCTTTTCAGGACTAACTAAAAGATTGCATTAACATCTTGTTCTTCTTCATCCAAAATCAGTTAACATTTTTTGAATTTCATATGCACACCTTTATTTGCACGGACAAGCACCATTTCTGCTTGCTGCAAACCAAGCAATCTTAAATGTGGTAATGCAATTCCATATTGGAATGTTGTAACCCATCTCAGTGTTCCTTCCTAAGAATTGTTTTTGGATTTGTTCCGCAGTATGCTGAACAAATTGGGATACCACTCGAAGCGTTTTAACAACATCCTCTAAATTTCTGTTTTTCATCTAAATCTATAACATTACTTCTGGTAACAATTTCATCAAAAGGATCCCGAATCTCTCAAACCTTTATCTTTTAAATACCCCGCATTTCCCCTTCAAGCCTGCGTATCGTTGTCTTCCTAATCTTTCCAAAGATGTGATAAATGGCTCGGTTCGTACAACTCTTTTTGCGTATGAGAAATGCCATATAATCCTGCGACCACTGGCCAGTGGAAAAAATAATTGAAAGCCAACCCATCTCGTAATAAATACTATTGGAAGAATGATTTGGCTTAATTTGCATCCAAGGGTATAGAGGGGTGATTTTAAATCCGGATCATAAGATTCAATTCTGCTTTCTCTTATAATAACAATCACGGCTTCAAAGCAAACAAATCTCCAAACATTAAAAAGCTAGAATGCGCTGGCAAGTTTTAGCAATCTTAATCGGGTTCAAAAACGGGAATTATTGAAACAATAGCAGTAATTGTTAATATTAGAGATATAACTGGTGCCCCAAAATGATTACAGGCTTCCTGAATATTTTTAGGAAGAATATGGTCCCCTCTTCCATTGCTAAGAGGGATATATTGAAGCACTCATAATTCCTGCA
Proteins encoded:
- a CDS encoding TrkA C-terminal domain-containing protein, with the translated sequence MLLNKQLKEIKFPEDCLVAMVRRSGETIIPKGNTVLIEGDRLTIIGNPKGMSELKKQYPESS
- a CDS encoding T9SS type A sorting domain-containing protein; the protein is MGHTIKRTNKSLHSINCIDENNVWLVGDGGSILHTTNGGVTFIEDEKNSTQPQEFLLQQNYPNPFNPSTKISWQSPVSSWQTVKIYDILGNEVATLVNEYRQAGNYEVDFESTVGNHQLANGVYFYRLQAGEFVETKKMVLLK